Proteins from a genomic interval of Lycium ferocissimum isolate CSIRO_LF1 chromosome 2, AGI_CSIRO_Lferr_CH_V1, whole genome shotgun sequence:
- the LOC132044226 gene encoding protein LIGHT-DEPENDENT SHORT HYPOCOTYLS 10-like, with the protein MNPSAIVMAKELPAGSSRSSGDQVQNNPAPLSRYESQKRRDWNTFGQYLKNQRPPVALSQCNCNHVLEFLRYLDQFGKTKVHLHGCVFFGQPDPPAPCTCPLRQAWGSLDALIGRLRAAYEENGGSPENNPFGNGAIRLYLREVKECQAKARGIPYKKKKKRKLNNSIKSIGAAATAAADQHKNLMQAT; encoded by the coding sequence atgaatcCTTCAGCGATAGTCATGGCAAAGGAACTGCCTGCTGGATCTTCACGATCCAGCGGTGACCAGGTGCAGAATAATCCTGCACCGTTGAGTCGATACGAGTCACAAAAAAGGCGAGACTGGAACACTTTTGGACAGTACTTGAAGAATCAGAGACCACCAGTTGCACTGTCTCAGTGTAATTGCAACCATGTTCTAGAATTCCTTCGATACCTGGACCAGTTTGGGAAGACTAAGGTTCACTTACACGGGTGCGTGTTTTTCGGACAACCTGATCCACCAGCACCTTGTACTTGCCCACTAAGGCAGGCTTGGGGCAGCCTTGATGCTTTGATAGGGAGACTTAGAGCTGCTTATGAAGAAAACGGAGGCTCGCCAGAGAATAATCCGTTTGGGAATGGCGCGATTCGCCTTTATTTGAGAGAAGTAAAGGAGTGTCAAGCTAAGGCAAGAGGGATTCcttataagaagaagaagaaaaggaagctTAATAATTCTATTAAGTCCATTGGTGCTGCTGCTACTGCTGCTGCTGATCAACACAAGAATTTGATGCAAGCTACCTGA